The following are encoded in a window of Brevibacillus sp. DP1.3A genomic DNA:
- the argH gene encoding argininosuccinate lyase gives MNYRDRIFQQEGASFPGKTYVEAVLEPAFNEAKHHLLHPMMAISKAHLIMLREQELLTDDEAKRIAGALCGIEMEELRQSHYTGQFEDLFFQVESRLLELAPDVAGNLHLARSRNDMGITIYRMVLREKLLVTLASALYLKEHLLLFANEHVDTIMIGYTHTQQAQPTTMAHYIMAATDMLSRDIKRLIQAYHTVNRSPMGAAALTTSGFAISRERMRELLGFDELVENSYDAVCGADYLGEVATAVQLAAINLGRTVQDMLLWCTQEFAGLKVASPYVQISSIMPQKRNPVSFEHMRSLLSSAAGNATTVLTMMHNTPFGDIVDTEDDMQPYAWRSMGVLEQMYRLMASVVGTMEVNKDVLLERAKGSFATVTELADTLVRTDQLSFRKSHHIVSRVVKEAMSEQLAANQISLELVNRAAMEVIGRELSLTAEELRLALDPVHFVMIRKLPGGPNPEEMKRMIAVRQAVLQQETEWLAQKKQEIANVMKGLDQMTAEWSVG, from the coding sequence ATGAATTACAGAGATCGGATTTTTCAACAGGAGGGAGCCAGTTTCCCTGGCAAGACATACGTGGAGGCGGTTTTGGAGCCTGCATTTAACGAAGCGAAGCACCATCTGCTGCATCCAATGATGGCGATCAGCAAGGCACATTTGATCATGCTTCGTGAACAAGAATTGCTCACAGACGATGAGGCCAAAAGAATTGCTGGTGCACTGTGTGGGATCGAAATGGAAGAGCTGCGCCAATCGCATTACACCGGGCAGTTTGAAGATTTGTTCTTTCAGGTAGAGAGCCGTTTGCTGGAACTGGCTCCTGATGTGGCAGGAAATCTGCATCTGGCTCGCAGCCGCAACGACATGGGGATTACCATATACCGCATGGTGCTGCGTGAAAAATTATTGGTGACCTTGGCTTCTGCCCTCTATCTGAAAGAGCATTTGCTCCTCTTTGCAAATGAGCATGTGGATACGATTATGATTGGCTACACGCACACACAGCAGGCACAGCCGACGACAATGGCGCATTACATCATGGCGGCTACTGACATGCTCAGCCGTGATATCAAGCGACTGATCCAAGCCTATCACACAGTCAATCGTTCACCGATGGGGGCAGCGGCCTTGACGACTTCTGGCTTTGCAATCAGCCGGGAGCGGATGCGCGAATTGCTCGGATTTGATGAGCTGGTGGAAAATTCCTATGATGCAGTCTGCGGCGCGGATTATTTGGGGGAAGTAGCGACAGCCGTACAATTGGCAGCCATTAATTTGGGGCGTACGGTTCAAGATATGCTGCTGTGGTGCACACAAGAGTTCGCGGGGTTAAAAGTCGCGAGTCCGTACGTGCAGATTAGCTCCATCATGCCGCAAAAGCGCAATCCGGTTTCCTTTGAACATATGCGCTCTCTGTTGTCCAGTGCAGCAGGAAATGCGACGACAGTGCTTACGATGATGCACAATACGCCTTTTGGCGATATCGTGGATACCGAGGATGACATGCAGCCATACGCCTGGCGGAGTATGGGCGTACTCGAGCAGATGTATCGCTTGATGGCGAGTGTTGTTGGTACGATGGAAGTGAACAAGGATGTCCTCTTGGAGCGGGCAAAGGGCAGCTTTGCGACCGTTACAGAGCTGGCGGATACTTTGGTGCGCACGGATCAGCTTTCGTTCCGCAAATCTCATCACATCGTGAGTCGTGTGGTAAAAGAAGCGATGAGCGAGCAACTCGCTGCGAACCAAATCAGCTTGGAGCTGGTAAACCGTGCAGCCATGGAAGTAATCGGGCGAGAGCTGTCGCTCACAGCAGAAGAGCTCAGACTGGCGCTTGACCCTGTTCATTTCGTAATGATCCGCAAGCTTCCTGGTGGACCAAATCCAGAGGAAATGAAGCGCATGATCGCTGTTCGCCAAGCTGTTCTCCAGCAGGAAACAGAATGGCTGGCACAGAAAAAGCAGGAGATTGCGAATGTGATGAAAGGGCTTGATCAGATGACAGCTGAATGGAGTGTGGGGTAA
- a CDS encoding N-acetylglucosamine kinase, whose amino-acid sequence MAVVRIPLLAVDGGGTKCLAVLVDRSRNEIGAGRSGSCNYQGIGEEAAARELVAAISQAINDAIARQTVAPFMSGTSTLAGPIEWEIECAVFGIAGLDTEYDRQVISRMVSKVLHQLGIRVQQLIVENDGFAALLGATGGTPGILVIAGTGSIAFGVNDEQETARAGGWGHRVGDEGSGYWIGKQAIMAVLKAADGRGEPTILKELLLPHVGLGRVDELFNWTYSEHYSVEKVGELSPLVSQAALAGDKVAVAILQVAGEELFDAARAVIDTLQMKAKPFQMIMQGGVLQNDDRVREIVVERVREYASQVVIENAQNDPIYGVIAKGLAYLERQSSGK is encoded by the coding sequence ATGGCAGTGGTGCGAATACCTCTTCTGGCAGTGGACGGAGGGGGCACCAAGTGTCTGGCGGTACTGGTGGACCGCTCCAGAAATGAAATCGGTGCAGGACGCTCCGGTTCATGCAATTATCAAGGGATCGGGGAGGAAGCGGCAGCTCGTGAGTTGGTTGCAGCGATCAGCCAAGCTATAAACGATGCGATCGCTCGTCAAACAGTTGCCCCCTTTATGAGCGGCACTTCGACACTGGCTGGACCAATCGAATGGGAAATTGAGTGCGCGGTGTTCGGGATCGCTGGCCTGGACACGGAGTATGATCGACAGGTAATCTCGCGTATGGTGAGCAAGGTACTGCACCAGCTTGGTATTCGCGTCCAGCAGCTGATTGTGGAAAACGACGGGTTTGCGGCATTGCTCGGTGCGACCGGAGGCACCCCCGGCATTTTGGTCATCGCAGGCACAGGCTCGATTGCCTTTGGTGTAAACGATGAACAGGAAACGGCGCGAGCAGGGGGCTGGGGGCATCGGGTCGGTGACGAGGGCAGTGGCTACTGGATCGGCAAGCAAGCGATTATGGCTGTATTAAAAGCAGCAGATGGCCGCGGCGAGCCGACCATATTGAAGGAGCTGCTCCTCCCGCACGTTGGACTGGGACGCGTAGATGAATTGTTTAACTGGACGTACAGTGAGCATTATTCCGTAGAGAAGGTAGGAGAGCTGTCGCCGTTGGTTAGTCAAGCGGCACTAGCCGGAGATAAAGTGGCAGTAGCTATTTTGCAGGTCGCAGGCGAAGAGCTCTTCGATGCTGCTCGGGCTGTCATAGATACGTTGCAAATGAAAGCCAAGCCGTTTCAGATGATCATGCAGGGAGGCGTTTTGCAAAACGATGATCGCGTGCGAGAAATTGTCGTAGAGCGCGTCCGAGAGTACGCATCGCAAGTCGTCATCGAAAATGCGCAAAACGATCCGATTTACGGTGTCATAGCAAAAGGATTGGCTTATTTAGAACGCCAATCGAGCGGCAAGTGA